Proteins co-encoded in one Aquincola tertiaricarbonis genomic window:
- a CDS encoding NAD-dependent succinate-semialdehyde dehydrogenase: protein MNANTSPLAQLADATLLKTDALIDGQWVAGSARFDVTDPATGAKLADVADLGADDTEAAIAAANRAWPAWRAKTAKERAAILQRWYRLIIEHTDDLARIMTAEQGKPLAEAKGEVSYGASFIEWFAEEAKRVYGETIPTTDNGKRYLVLKQPVGVCAAITPWNFPIAMITRKVAPALAAGCPVVIKPAELTPLSALAVAELAQRAGMPSGVLNIVTSTNSSAVGQVLCKSDLVRHLSFTGSTPVGRILMEQCAPTIKKLSLELGGNAPFIVFDDADLDSAVEGAIASKYRNAGQTCVCANRLYVQDTVYDAFIAKFTEKVKGLKVGNGFEAGVTIGPVIEDKAITKIEAHVSDALAKGASVLTGGKKSGDRFYEPTVLAHATSDMLCAREETFGPVAPVFTFKTEAEAIALANNTEFGLASYFYSRDIGRIFRVGEALEYGMVGINTGLISTAEVPFGGVKQSGLGREGSHHGIDDYIEVKYLCLGDIQK from the coding sequence ATGAATGCCAACACCTCTCCGCTGGCCCAGCTGGCCGACGCCACGCTGCTCAAGACCGACGCCCTGATCGACGGCCAGTGGGTGGCCGGCAGCGCCCGCTTCGACGTGACCGACCCCGCCACCGGCGCCAAGCTGGCCGACGTGGCCGACCTGGGCGCCGACGACACCGAAGCCGCCATCGCCGCCGCCAACCGCGCCTGGCCGGCCTGGCGCGCCAAGACCGCCAAGGAACGTGCCGCCATCCTGCAGCGCTGGTACCGGCTGATCATCGAGCACACCGACGACCTGGCCCGCATCATGACGGCCGAGCAGGGCAAGCCGCTGGCCGAGGCCAAGGGTGAAGTGAGCTACGGCGCCAGCTTCATCGAGTGGTTTGCCGAAGAGGCCAAGCGGGTGTATGGCGAGACCATTCCCACCACCGACAACGGCAAGCGCTACCTGGTGCTCAAGCAGCCGGTGGGCGTGTGCGCGGCCATCACGCCCTGGAACTTCCCGATCGCGATGATCACCCGCAAGGTGGCACCGGCCCTGGCCGCGGGCTGCCCGGTGGTCATCAAGCCGGCCGAGCTGACGCCGCTGTCGGCCCTGGCCGTGGCCGAGCTGGCGCAGCGCGCCGGCATGCCCTCGGGCGTGCTCAACATCGTCACCAGCACCAACTCGTCGGCCGTGGGCCAGGTGCTGTGCAAGAGCGACCTGGTGCGCCACCTGTCGTTCACCGGCAGCACGCCGGTGGGCCGCATCCTGATGGAGCAGTGCGCCCCCACCATCAAGAAGCTGAGCCTGGAGCTGGGCGGCAATGCGCCCTTCATCGTGTTCGACGATGCCGACCTGGACAGCGCGGTGGAAGGCGCCATCGCCAGCAAGTACCGCAACGCCGGCCAGACCTGCGTGTGCGCCAACCGGCTGTACGTGCAGGACACGGTGTACGACGCCTTCATCGCCAAGTTCACCGAGAAGGTGAAGGGCCTGAAGGTGGGCAACGGCTTCGAGGCCGGCGTCACCATCGGCCCGGTGATCGAGGACAAGGCCATCACCAAGATCGAGGCGCATGTGAGCGATGCGCTGGCCAAGGGTGCCTCGGTGCTGACCGGTGGCAAGAAGAGCGGCGACCGCTTCTACGAACCCACGGTGCTGGCGCACGCGACCTCGGACATGCTGTGCGCGCGCGAAGAAACCTTCGGCCCGGTGGCGCCGGTGTTCACCTTCAAGACCGAGGCCGAGGCCATTGCGCTGGCCAACAACACCGAGTTCGGCCTCGCCAGCTACTTCTACAGCCGCGACATCGGCCGCATCTTCCGCGTGGGTGAGGCGCTGGAATACGGCATGGTCGGCATCAACACCGGGCTGATCTCCACCGCCGAGGTGCCGTTCGGCGGCGTCAAGCAGTCGGGCCTGGGCCGCGAGGGCAGTCACCATGGCATCGACGATTACATCGAGGTCAAGTACCTCTGCCTGGGCGATATCCAGAAATAA
- the speB gene encoding agmatinase, producing the protein MSDSLNQPLGGNAMPRFGGLASMMRLPMASSPAGLNAAFIGVPLDIGTSHRPGTRFGPRQIRAESALIRPYNMATGAAPFDSLQVADLGDVPINTYSLAKSVEIITDFYRPVLAAGCIPLTLGGDHTIALPILRAMAERHGPVALVHVDAHADVNDEMFGERIAHGTPFRRAVEEGLLQGNKVWQIGLRGSGYAADDFDWPRQQGFTVVPAHEVWWQSLAPLMARVRDSIGNAPCYLSFDIDGIDPAYAGGTGTPEIGGLTVPQALEIVRGCRGLNLVGCDLVEVSPPYDTSGNTALLGANLLYEMLCVLPGVTRR; encoded by the coding sequence ATGAGCGACTCCTTGAACCAGCCGCTGGGCGGCAATGCGATGCCACGCTTCGGCGGCCTGGCCAGCATGATGCGGCTGCCCATGGCCAGCTCGCCCGCGGGCCTGAACGCGGCCTTCATCGGCGTGCCGCTGGACATCGGCACCAGCCACCGGCCGGGTACGCGCTTCGGCCCGCGGCAGATCCGCGCTGAATCGGCCTTGATCCGCCCCTACAACATGGCCACCGGCGCTGCACCCTTCGACAGCCTGCAGGTGGCCGACCTGGGCGACGTGCCGATCAACACCTATTCCTTGGCCAAGTCGGTGGAGATCATTACCGACTTCTACCGCCCGGTGCTGGCCGCCGGCTGCATACCGCTGACCCTGGGCGGCGACCACACCATCGCGCTGCCCATCCTGCGCGCGATGGCCGAGCGCCATGGCCCGGTGGCCCTGGTGCACGTGGACGCGCATGCCGACGTCAACGACGAGATGTTCGGCGAGCGCATCGCCCACGGCACGCCCTTCCGCCGCGCGGTGGAAGAAGGCCTGCTGCAGGGCAATAAGGTCTGGCAGATCGGCCTGCGCGGCAGCGGCTATGCGGCCGACGACTTCGACTGGCCGCGCCAGCAGGGCTTTACCGTGGTGCCGGCGCACGAGGTGTGGTGGCAGTCGCTGGCGCCGCTGATGGCGCGCGTGCGCGATTCCATCGGCAACGCACCGTGTTACCTGAGTTTCGACATCGACGGCATCGACCCAGCCTATGCCGGCGGCACCGGCACGCCGGAGATCGGCGGCCTGACCGTGCCGCAGGCGCTGGAGATCGTGCGCGGATGCCGCGGCCTGAACCTGGTGGGCTGCGACCTGGTGGAGGTATCGCCGCCGTACGACACCAGCGGCAACACCGCGCTGCTGGGCGCCAACCTGCTGTACGAGATGTTGTGTGTGTTGCCTGGCGTGACCCGCCGCTGA
- a CDS encoding ABC transporter permease: MKLMPDFPAYATPLDKAGWWALRLFCVAVLVYLLAPILVIMPLSFSESSFLVYPIHGWSLKWYENLFSSEEWARAAKNSFIVAPAATLIATVLGTTAAVGLARTSFPFKGLLMSLLIAPMVVPIVVVGVSTYLFFAPLGLADSYLGLIVVHAALGAPFVLTTVLATLQGFDHNLVRASLGLGETPMRTFFRITLPVIAPGVVSGALFAFATSFDEVVVALFLAGPEQLTLPRQMFNGIRENISPTIAAVATLLILFTTSLLGVLEWIRGRRA, translated from the coding sequence ATGAAGCTGATGCCCGACTTTCCCGCCTACGCCACGCCGCTCGACAAGGCCGGCTGGTGGGCGCTGCGCCTGTTCTGCGTGGCGGTGCTGGTGTACCTGCTGGCGCCCATCCTGGTGATCATGCCGCTGTCGTTCAGCGAAAGCTCCTTCCTGGTCTACCCGATCCACGGTTGGTCGCTCAAGTGGTACGAGAACCTGTTCAGCTCCGAGGAATGGGCCCGCGCCGCCAAGAACAGCTTCATCGTGGCGCCGGCCGCCACGCTGATCGCTACCGTGCTGGGTACCACCGCCGCGGTGGGACTGGCCCGCACCAGCTTCCCGTTCAAGGGCCTGCTGATGAGCCTGCTGATCGCGCCGATGGTGGTGCCCATCGTGGTGGTGGGCGTCAGCACCTACCTGTTCTTCGCGCCGCTGGGCCTGGCCGACAGTTACCTGGGCCTGATCGTCGTGCATGCCGCGCTGGGCGCGCCCTTCGTGCTCACCACGGTGCTTGCCACGCTGCAGGGCTTCGACCACAACCTGGTGCGTGCCAGCCTGGGCCTGGGCGAAACGCCGATGCGCACCTTCTTCCGCATCACGCTGCCGGTGATCGCGCCGGGCGTGGTGTCGGGTGCGCTGTTCGCCTTTGCCACCTCGTTCGATGAAGTGGTGGTGGCGCTGTTCCTGGCCGGACCCGAACAGCTGACGTTGCCGCGGCAGATGTTCAACGGCATCCGCGAGAACATCTCGCCCACCATCGCCGCGGTGGCCACGCTGCTGATCCTCTTCACCACCTCGTTGCTGGGCGTGCTGGAGTGGATCCGCGGCCGCCGCGCCTGA
- a CDS encoding ABC transporter permease — protein sequence MTASALPLTGHADPRSLQRQLARAGRQRKLRAFALTLPLLVFLLLTFLVPIAGLLKRAAENPEVANALPRTVAALDGWSRQGTPPDAAFAAVAADLAALPDRSDAGALARRLNSAEPGARSLVMNTYRAMPLPAGSNARSELMALDERWNEPKYWQAIAKNGERWTPDYLLASVDLQRDANGQIERMAPEQRAFGGILLRTFQISLVVTLLCLLLGYPLAYWLSTLSARQANLLMILVLVPFWTSILVRMAAWIVLLQSEGLVNHALAALHLIDQPLQLLFNRTGVLVSMTHILLPFMILPLYSVMKSVPPTYQRAAVSMGSTPLAAFFRVYVPQTYPGIGAGGLLVFILAIGYYVTPALLGGPDDQMLSYYIAQYTNVNVNWGMACALGAMLLAATLVLYAVYRRITNTELSLG from the coding sequence ATGACCGCCTCCGCCCTGCCGCTGACCGGCCACGCCGATCCCCGCTCGCTGCAGCGGCAGCTGGCGCGGGCCGGTCGGCAGCGCAAGCTGCGCGCCTTCGCGCTCACCTTGCCGCTGCTGGTTTTTCTGCTGCTCACCTTCCTGGTGCCCATCGCCGGGCTGCTCAAGCGCGCGGCCGAGAACCCGGAGGTGGCCAATGCGCTGCCGCGTACCGTGGCCGCCCTCGATGGCTGGAGCCGCCAGGGCACGCCGCCCGACGCGGCCTTTGCGGCGGTGGCGGCCGACCTGGCCGCCCTGCCCGACCGCTCGGACGCCGGTGCGCTGGCGCGCCGGCTCAACAGCGCCGAGCCGGGTGCCCGCTCGCTGGTGATGAACACCTACCGGGCGATGCCGCTGCCCGCCGGCAGCAACGCCCGCAGCGAACTGATGGCGCTGGACGAGCGCTGGAACGAGCCCAAGTACTGGCAGGCCATCGCCAAGAACGGCGAGCGCTGGACGCCTGATTACCTGCTGGCCTCGGTCGACCTGCAGCGTGATGCCAACGGCCAGATCGAGCGCATGGCGCCCGAGCAGCGCGCCTTCGGCGGCATCCTGCTGCGCACCTTCCAGATCAGCCTGGTGGTCACGCTGCTGTGCCTGCTGCTGGGCTATCCGCTGGCCTACTGGCTCAGCACCCTCAGCGCCCGCCAGGCCAACCTGCTGATGATCCTGGTGCTGGTGCCCTTCTGGACCAGCATCCTGGTGCGCATGGCCGCCTGGATCGTGCTGCTGCAGTCCGAAGGCCTGGTCAACCATGCGCTGGCCGCGCTGCACCTGATCGACCAGCCGCTGCAGCTGCTGTTCAACCGCACCGGCGTGCTGGTGTCGATGACGCACATCCTGCTGCCCTTCATGATCCTGCCGCTGTACAGCGTGATGAAGAGCGTGCCGCCCACTTACCAGCGTGCCGCGGTGTCGATGGGCAGCACGCCGCTGGCCGCCTTCTTCCGGGTATACGTGCCGCAGACCTACCCGGGCATCGGCGCGGGCGGGCTGCTGGTGTTCATCCTGGCCATCGGCTACTACGTGACGCCGGCGCTGCTGGGCGGCCCCGACGACCAGATGCTCAGCTACTACATCGCCCAGTACACCAACGTGAACGTGAACTGGGGCATGGCCTGCGCGCTGGGCGCGATGCTGCTGGCCGCCACGCTGGTGCTGTACGCGGTGTACCGCCGCATCACCAACACCGAACTGAGCCTGGGTTGA
- a CDS encoding ABC transporter substrate-binding protein, with product MQLKTLVLALSALCALPALAQQQITVVNFGGANANAQKKAYYEPFEKATGTKVIAVEYNGEQAKIKAMVETKKVTWDVVEVESPDAARGCDEGLFEKMDYSKLGGKESFLPAAVSECGVGVFVWSTVMAWNGDKLKDGPKTWADFWDTKKFPGKRGMRKGARYNLEFALMADGVKSADVYKVLGTKEGAERAFKKLTELKPAIQWWEAGAQPPQFLVAGDVVMSTVYNGRIDAANREGKNLKIGWTGGIYDLDYWVIPKGAPNKEASMKFIAFASTPEAQAEYAKNIAYGPTNVKAMAKLDAGVQANLPTSAANAKDALQFNLKFWADQGEDLEKRFAAWSTN from the coding sequence ATGCAACTGAAGACCCTCGTCCTCGCCCTGTCCGCGCTGTGCGCCCTGCCGGCGCTGGCCCAGCAGCAGATCACCGTCGTCAACTTCGGCGGCGCCAATGCCAACGCGCAGAAGAAGGCCTACTACGAGCCCTTCGAGAAGGCCACCGGCACCAAGGTCATCGCGGTGGAATACAACGGCGAGCAGGCCAAGATCAAGGCCATGGTCGAGACCAAGAAGGTCACCTGGGACGTGGTGGAAGTCGAATCGCCCGACGCGGCCCGCGGCTGCGACGAAGGCCTGTTCGAGAAGATGGACTACAGCAAGCTGGGCGGCAAGGAAAGCTTCCTGCCCGCAGCGGTGAGCGAATGCGGCGTGGGCGTGTTCGTCTGGTCCACGGTGATGGCCTGGAACGGTGACAAGCTCAAGGACGGCCCCAAGACCTGGGCCGACTTCTGGGACACCAAGAAATTCCCGGGCAAGCGCGGCATGCGCAAGGGCGCCCGCTACAACCTCGAATTCGCGCTGATGGCCGATGGCGTGAAGTCGGCCGACGTGTACAAGGTGCTGGGCACCAAGGAAGGTGCCGAGCGCGCCTTCAAGAAGCTGACCGAACTCAAGCCCGCCATCCAGTGGTGGGAAGCCGGCGCCCAGCCGCCGCAGTTCCTGGTGGCCGGCGACGTGGTGATGAGCACCGTCTACAACGGCCGCATCGACGCCGCCAACCGCGAAGGCAAGAACCTCAAGATCGGCTGGACCGGCGGCATCTACGACCTGGACTACTGGGTGATCCCGAAGGGCGCGCCCAACAAGGAAGCGTCGATGAAGTTCATCGCCTTCGCCAGCACGCCCGAAGCGCAGGCCGAGTACGCGAAGAACATCGCCTACGGCCCCACCAACGTCAAGGCGATGGCCAAGCTGGACGCCGGCGTGCAGGCCAACCTGCCCACCTCGGCCGCCAACGCCAAGGACGCCCTGCAGTTCAACCTCAAGTTCTGGGCCGACCAGGGCGAGGACCTGGAAAAGCGCTTCGCCGCCTGGTCCACCAACTGA
- a CDS encoding ABC transporter ATP-binding protein — MTTVAEPPAAGLAVPTASPRAAIYAAEPLVSFVGVQKTYDGVNLVVRKLDLDIRRGEFLTLLGPSGSGKTTTLMMLAGFESPTAGEILLERKPITRTPPHKRNFGMVFQNYALFPHMTVGDNVAYPLTVRRVPKAEQAQRVERALAMVRLQGMAGRYPSQLSGGQQQRVALARALVFEPQLVLMDEPLGALDKQLREHMQIELKELHRQLGVTFVFVTHDQGEALTMSDRVAVFNNGVIQQIAPADTMYEQPSNRFVASFIGDGTMLPATLRAATLEGQADRCSAVMADGTVLTGINVNAAANGAEVMVGIRPERIAVHAAPPAAAAGNLLRAQVRSIVYFGDHLRLLCGVGADGRHEAAVKLPLSAPAVPAAGDHVWLEFPQALTRVYA; from the coding sequence ATGACCACCGTTGCCGAACCCCCCGCCGCCGGCCTGGCCGTGCCCACCGCCAGCCCGCGCGCGGCCATCTACGCGGCCGAGCCGCTGGTCAGCTTCGTCGGCGTGCAGAAGACCTACGACGGCGTCAACCTGGTGGTGCGCAAGCTCGACCTGGACATCCGCCGCGGTGAGTTCCTGACGCTGCTAGGCCCCTCGGGCTCGGGCAAGACCACCACGCTGATGATGCTGGCCGGCTTCGAGTCGCCCACCGCCGGCGAGATCCTGCTCGAGCGCAAGCCCATCACCCGCACCCCGCCGCACAAGCGCAACTTCGGCATGGTGTTCCAGAACTACGCGCTGTTCCCGCACATGACGGTGGGCGACAACGTGGCCTATCCGCTGACGGTGCGCCGCGTGCCCAAGGCCGAGCAGGCCCAACGGGTGGAACGGGCGCTGGCCATGGTGCGGCTGCAGGGCATGGCGGGCCGCTATCCGTCGCAGCTGTCGGGTGGTCAGCAGCAGCGCGTGGCCCTGGCCCGCGCGCTGGTGTTCGAGCCGCAGCTGGTGCTGATGGACGAACCGCTGGGCGCACTCGACAAGCAGTTGCGCGAGCACATGCAGATCGAGCTGAAGGAGTTGCATAGACAACTCGGCGTCACCTTCGTCTTCGTCACCCACGACCAGGGCGAGGCGCTGACCATGAGCGACCGCGTGGCGGTGTTCAACAACGGCGTTATCCAGCAGATCGCCCCGGCCGACACCATGTACGAGCAGCCTTCCAACCGCTTCGTCGCTAGCTTCATCGGCGACGGCACCATGCTGCCGGCCACGCTGCGCGCCGCCACGCTGGAAGGCCAGGCCGACCGCTGCAGCGCGGTGATGGCCGACGGCACCGTGCTCACCGGCATCAACGTCAATGCGGCTGCCAACGGCGCCGAGGTGATGGTGGGCATCCGCCCCGAGCGCATCGCGGTGCATGCCGCGCCGCCCGCGGCCGCCGCCGGCAACCTGCTGCGGGCCCAGGTGCGCAGCATCGTGTACTTCGGCGACCACCTGCGGCTGCTGTGCGGCGTGGGCGCCGACGGCCGGCATGAGGCCGCCGTCAAGCTGCCGCTGTCCGCGCCCGCGGTGCCGGCCGCGGGCGACCACGTCTGGCTCGAGTTCCCGCAGGCGCTGACCCGCGTCTACGCCTGA
- the gabT gene encoding 4-aminobutyrate--2-oxoglutarate transaminase, with protein MHSEPDLMTSLVKTASTNAELMARRRAAVPRGVGQAHEIFIARAENAEFWDVEGKRYIDFAGGIAVLNTGHCHPRIIEAVKAQLDLYTHTCFQVVAYEPYVELAERLAALAPGEGAKKTLLLSTGAEAVENAVKIARSYTKRPGVIAFTGGYHGRTVMTLGLTGKVAPYKTGFGPFPGEVFHALFPNPLHGISVEDALASVALLFKNDIEPERVAAFIVEPVQGEGGFYEAPAAFVAGLRELADQHGILLIADEVQTGAGRTGTWFACEQWPVAPDLITSAKSMAGGFPISAVIGRADVMDAPGPGGLGGTYAGSPIGCAAALAVLEVFEQEQLLQRSQALGERLRAGLRAIAAKVPAVVDVRGLGAMVALELGKDGDVHQPDADLTGRVVREAARRGLVLLSCGSYGNVIRILVPLTASDALIDEGLQVLADSFAAVA; from the coding sequence ATGCACAGCGAACCCGACCTGATGACGTCCCTGGTCAAGACCGCGTCCACCAACGCCGAGCTGATGGCCCGCCGCCGCGCTGCGGTGCCGCGTGGCGTGGGCCAGGCGCACGAGATCTTCATCGCCCGCGCCGAGAACGCCGAGTTCTGGGACGTGGAAGGCAAGCGTTACATCGACTTCGCCGGCGGCATCGCGGTGCTGAACACCGGCCACTGCCACCCGCGCATCATCGAGGCGGTCAAGGCCCAGCTCGACCTCTACACCCACACCTGCTTCCAGGTGGTGGCCTACGAACCGTACGTGGAACTGGCCGAGCGCCTGGCCGCGCTGGCCCCGGGCGAAGGCGCCAAGAAGACGCTGCTCCTGTCCACCGGCGCCGAGGCGGTGGAAAACGCCGTCAAGATCGCCCGCAGCTACACCAAGCGCCCGGGTGTGATCGCCTTCACCGGCGGCTACCACGGCCGCACCGTGATGACGCTGGGCCTGACCGGCAAGGTGGCCCCGTACAAGACCGGCTTCGGCCCCTTCCCGGGCGAGGTGTTCCACGCCCTCTTCCCCAACCCGCTGCACGGCATCAGCGTGGAAGACGCGCTGGCCTCGGTGGCCCTGCTGTTCAAGAACGACATCGAGCCTGAACGCGTGGCGGCCTTCATCGTCGAGCCGGTGCAGGGCGAAGGCGGCTTCTACGAGGCGCCGGCCGCCTTCGTGGCCGGCCTGCGCGAGCTGGCCGACCAGCACGGCATCCTGCTGATCGCCGACGAGGTGCAGACCGGCGCCGGCCGCACCGGCACCTGGTTCGCGTGCGAGCAATGGCCGGTGGCACCCGACCTGATCACCAGCGCCAAGTCGATGGCGGGCGGTTTCCCGATCTCGGCCGTCATCGGCCGTGCCGACGTGATGGACGCGCCCGGCCCCGGCGGCCTGGGCGGCACCTACGCCGGCAGCCCGATCGGCTGCGCCGCCGCGCTGGCGGTGCTGGAAGTGTTCGAGCAGGAACAGCTGCTGCAGCGCAGCCAGGCGCTGGGCGAGCGCTTGCGCGCCGGCCTGCGCGCCATCGCCGCCAAGGTGCCGGCGGTGGTGGACGTGCGAGGCCTGGGCGCGATGGTGGCGCTGGAGCTGGGCAAGGACGGCGACGTGCACCAGCCCGACGCCGACCTCACCGGCCGCGTGGTGCGCGAAGCCGCCCGCCGCGGCCTGGTGCTGCTGTCCTGCGGCAGCTACGGCAATGTGATCCGCATCCTGGTGCCGCTGACCGCCTCGGACGCGCTGATCGACGAAGGCCTGCAGGTGCTGGCCGACAGCTTCGCCGCCGTGGCCTGA
- a CDS encoding aminotransferase-like domain-containing protein, with amino-acid sequence MITLNPESRTPLVTQIVDGFRQLITDQTLRGGAKLPSIRALAAAHSISVFTVVEAYDRLVAQGWVVSRSNAGFFVKRRATDTAAPAAAEADGADPRFDARWYLRHIFESRNLELKPGCGWLPNGWLFEDGVRRSLRQLASEGVELGGYGLPHGHMALRVLIAESLAEREVTAAAGQILLTQGSSQAFDLVARGLVRPGDTVMVDDPGYPNLMFMLRFLGARLVGVPRAPGGYDLAAFEELLAAHRPKVFFTQPRLQSPTNSVAPVAQLFQLLKLADQYGLTVVENDIYADLDPEQRPSLASLDQLRRVVYVGSYSKTISPNIRVGYLAARGELLEDLAQLKMVSGLTSSDITERLAFGALCEGRWRKHLKSLRDRLAQAHEGVARRLTDLGFELFSEPKAGMYLWARHPDLTDCIELSQQAAATGILLGPGHLFLAEPRPTGWLRFNVAFSDDERLYRFLDQQIRLHHPGAAA; translated from the coding sequence GTGATCACCCTGAACCCTGAATCGCGAACGCCGCTGGTCACGCAGATCGTCGACGGCTTCCGGCAACTGATCACCGACCAGACGCTGCGCGGCGGCGCCAAGCTGCCGTCCATCCGCGCGCTGGCGGCGGCGCATTCCATCAGCGTCTTCACCGTGGTGGAGGCCTACGACCGGCTGGTGGCCCAGGGCTGGGTGGTGTCGCGCTCCAACGCGGGCTTTTTCGTCAAGCGCCGCGCCACCGACACCGCCGCCCCGGCCGCTGCCGAGGCGGACGGCGCCGACCCGCGCTTCGACGCCCGCTGGTACCTGCGCCACATCTTCGAGAGCCGCAACCTGGAGCTCAAGCCCGGCTGCGGCTGGCTGCCCAACGGCTGGCTGTTCGAGGACGGCGTGCGCCGCAGCCTGCGCCAGCTGGCCAGCGAAGGGGTGGAGCTGGGCGGCTACGGCCTGCCGCACGGCCACATGGCGCTGCGGGTGCTGATCGCCGAATCGCTGGCCGAGCGCGAAGTGACGGCCGCCGCCGGGCAGATCCTGCTCACCCAGGGCTCCAGCCAGGCCTTCGACCTGGTGGCGCGCGGCCTGGTGCGCCCCGGCGACACGGTGATGGTGGACGACCCCGGCTACCCCAACCTGATGTTCATGCTGCGCTTCCTGGGGGCGCGGCTGGTGGGCGTGCCGCGCGCGCCGGGCGGCTACGACCTGGCCGCCTTCGAGGAGCTGCTGGCCGCACATCGGCCCAAGGTGTTCTTCACCCAGCCGCGGCTGCAAAGCCCCACCAATTCGGTCGCGCCGGTGGCGCAGTTGTTCCAGCTGCTCAAGCTGGCCGACCAGTACGGCCTGACGGTGGTGGAAAACGACATCTACGCCGACCTGGACCCCGAGCAGCGCCCCTCGCTGGCCAGCCTGGACCAGTTGCGGCGGGTGGTGTACGTGGGCAGTTATTCCAAGACCATCTCGCCCAACATCCGCGTCGGTTACCTGGCCGCGCGCGGTGAGCTGCTGGAAGACCTGGCGCAGCTGAAGATGGTCTCGGGCCTGACCTCGTCCGACATCACCGAGCGCCTGGCCTTCGGCGCCTTGTGCGAAGGCCGCTGGCGCAAGCACCTGAAAAGCCTGCGTGACCGGCTGGCGCAGGCCCACGAAGGCGTGGCCCGCCGCCTCACCGACCTGGGCTTCGAGCTGTTCAGCGAGCCCAAGGCCGGCATGTATCTGTGGGCTCGCCACCCCGACCTGACCGACTGCATCGAGCTGTCGCAGCAGGCTGCGGCCACCGGCATCCTGCTGGGGCCCGGCCACCTGTTCCTGGCCGAGCCGCGGCCCACCGGCTGGCTGCGCTTCAACGTCGCCTTCAGCGACGATGAGCGGCTCTACCGTTTCCTCGACCAGCAGATCCGCCTGCATCACCCGGGCGCTGCCGCCTGA